GGCCACGGCGTCATCCAGCTCCAGGAGCTTGTCGGCGCGGGCCTCGCGCACCCGGAGGGCCTCGGCCATGGGCAGTTCCAGGAAGGACTCCACCCGCTTGATGAAGGGGTTGTAGGCGCCCCCGGAGAAGCGCGGCCGCTTCTCGTAGGCGGCCCCGAGGGTGAGGAAGGCGGGCTCCTCGAAGAGGTGGGCGAACTCCGACTCCCGCCCGGCGCGCGCCCCGGTGAGGCCCCGGTGCATGCGGATGACCTCGAGCGAGCGCTCCTTCAGGTTGTGCGCCTTCTCCGTGTTGAGGGCGAGGATCTGATACGCCACGTCCTCGTCGGGCAGCACCAGGGCCATGATGGACTTGCCGCCCAGCAGCTTCGAGGCCTGGAGCCGGTGGTTGCCGTTGGGCGTCCAGTACCTGCCCTCCTTGCGGATGGCGATGATGGGATCCAGGAAGCGATCCAACCGCTCCATGGCGCCCGCGAGCCGCTTCACATGGGGCTCGGAGACGTCGCGCTGGTACGGGGTGGGCTCCACCTTGTCGATGGGGAGGGCGGCGAACACCACCGTGTGCCCGCCCAGGGGGTCCCTGTAGACGCTCAGCACCTCGCCACCATCCTCCGAGATGCCTTGAATCAGCTCGGGAGACGGCATGTAGGACTCGCTGGCCACCTGCGCGGGGGTGAGACCGCGGGAGGCGGGCTCGGCCTTCTTGCGGCGGGGCCGACGGGTGGTGGTGGTTGTCTTGCGCGCTGCCTTCGCTGCCATGGACGTCCCCCTCGTCAGGAGGCGGGGACTCTATGCCAGCCGGGCTTCGGGTCACATCCCGGATTGGGGCCGTCTGTCCTCATGGACCCCTCCCACCTCCGGGGAGGGCCTGAACATCGGAGCCACCGCCATGAAGAAGGAAATGATCGTCCGGGCCTGGAAGGACCCCGCGTTCCGCGCCAGCCTCTCCTCCGAGGAACGCGCCTCCCTCCCCGAGAGCCCCTCTGGAGAGTCCCTGTCCGAGCTGGATGAGACCGAGTTGCGTCGGATCATCGGCGGGGCGTTGGTGAAGGATACGGGGACCCTCCCCCCGGGTACGGGCTGTACGGACGGCCGCCTCACCTGCGGTATCATCAACTGCTCGTTCACGAAGGCGGAAGCCGCCATCTGAGCGCATGAGCGTATACGCACTGGTGGGGGCTCGACCTGCCGCCGAGCCCCGGCCGTGTCACTCGCCACCGAAGGGGTCGCTGAACCTCGGGTCGTTCACGAAGTCCGTGTCGGTGAGGCTCTCCAGGAAGGCGATGAGGTCGGCGCGCTCCTGGGCGCTGAGCTCGAAGGGGCGCACCAGCGGGTTCTTCAACGGGCTCGCCCGGCCGTCTCCCACGAAGGGGCCGATCGTCACGTCACGCCCACCGGCCATGTAGAACTCCAGCACTTCCTCCAAGGTGGCCACGCTGCCGTCGTGCATGTAGGGCGCCGTGAGGGCCACGTTGCGCAGGGCCGGCACGCGGAAGCGCCCCATGTCGCGCGGGTCGCGGGTGAACTCGAAGAGGCCGGTGTTGTCCCCCGGGTAGCCGCCCTGCCCATCCACGTTGTAGAGGCCCGTGTTCTGGAAGTCCCGCTGCAGCTGCTTCGTGTCCTTCGAGCGGAAGGAGTTCGTCAAGTGCGGCCCGCTGTGGCAGTGGTAGCACTCGGCGCGCTCGGAGAAGAACAGGTCCATGCCCCGCTTCGCGGCGCCGGACAGCGCATCGAGGTCACCCTGAAGGTAGCGGTCATAGGGTGAGCTGCCAGAGATCAACGTGCGCTGGAAGGACGCGAGCGCCTTCACGACGTTGTCCTTGCTGACGGGGTCCTCGTCTTCCGGGAAGGCCTCGTGGAACAGGGCGGGGTAGCGCGCGTCCTCGCGCAACCGTTGGAGCACCTCGTCCAGGTGCCCGTTCACACCCAGCTCCACCGGCACCTCGCCAAAGAGCGGCACCAGCGCCTGCTTCTCCAGCGTGTCGAGCACGGGGTTGGCCCAGGTGTACGTGGCGAGCCAGGCCACATTGGCCAGGCCCGGAGAGTTGCGCGCCACGTGCTCCCCCGTGGAGCCGGTGGGCGTCGTCTTGCCGTCGCTGAAGGCCCGCTTCTGCTCGTGGCAGCTCCCGCAGGACATGGTGCCGTTGCCGGACAGGCGCTTGTCGTAGAAGAGGTAGCGGCCCAGCGTCACCTTCTCCTCGGACATGGGGTTGTCCTCGGGGACGAAGGGCTCCGGGAAGCCCGCGGGCAGTTGCCACGCGTAGGGCTTCGTCTCCGCTCCACAGGCGGCGAGGAGGAGCACCGCCAGCATCGCGATGCTCCATGCTGAGAGGGGTCGGGATGGCATGTGCTCACCGGACGCGGATGAACGAGGCGGGCACGGTCTGCGCGGTGCCATCCGCCGCCAGCCCCACCTGCTCGAAGAGCGCCGGGCACTCGGGGTCGGTGGTGGACGACATGCAGCCGGCGACGAAGTCCGTCTTGTGATCGATGGTGTGATTCAGGTCCGTGTCGGCGTAGAGGGCCGCCAGGTCGAGCGCCACCTGGTTGTGCTCGGGGTTGAAGCCGCTCAGGGCCACCGTCGTCTGGTTGGAGGCGGCACAGGTATAGCCCTCGACCGTGTTGCCGGTGCAGCCGGACGCGCCCAGATGGAAGAAGAACTTGGGGTTCTTGCTCGTGCTCACGTCCAGGTGCAGGAACTTGTAGCCGTTCATCCAGCCCCACGACATGGCATCATTATTGAGTGGAGGTGGCGCCGTGGTGCCGTTCAGGTGGTTCAGTTCCTCGGGCACCCCCACCTTGAACTCCAGGCCTGTGTAGTCATCGAAGTCCGGTGCCTGGCCCACCACCTCGAAGCGCGTCTCCGGGGTGCCGGTTTCACAGGTGCCGGTGCGGTCCTCGAAGTCGAGCAGCGCGATGGCATCTCGCTGCCACGTCCCGTCCTGCTCCAATGCGAGCGCGTGCTTCTCCCCATTGGCGCGCACGAGCGTGACGTCCCTCACGTACATCTTGAAGTCGATGAGCCGCACCGTGGAGCCCGTCTTCCCGAGGCTCGGGTAGCTCGCATCGCAGCGCAGCGCCTGCTCGCCCACCTGGGGGCTGAACCTCACGGAGAACTTCTTTCCGGCGGATTCGCCTCCACAAGCCTGGAGGAGCGAGAGCGTTGAGAGCAGCAGGAGTGGCGGGAGGGGCTTCTTCGGGACCTTCATCGTGCACCTCGGGGCGTGCTGGATGTCTCCAACTCGGGAAGTGCCGCCAGCGATAGCAGGGGGCGCGCCGTCCTCCTCTGCGGCATGGTGTCGCATCGAGGTGTGCTTCGTTGGCTACCGGGTGGACGGGATTCAGGTCTTCCCAGGGCCACTTCCAGTCAACTGGAAGTGAAGTGTGATTTATCTTACATATTGGGTGTTCTTGCTTCCGGTCGACTGGAAGTCCGCTGGGAAGCCGCCTGCTTCCGGGGGCTTGGACGCGCTTCTGTCACCCCATGCACGTTTCCCTGGTGGAACTGGCGCTCTAAGATGCCGGGCCGCATGGCCCCTTCCCGCCGCCCGTCCCGCAAGCCCGCTGAGCCGTCCGAGGAGTCCGGTTCGGATCAGCAGAACACCCGTATCAAGGCCGCCAGCGCGGTCCGCCGCGGCGCTCCCCGCGAGGAGGAGGAGTACGCCGCCGAGGAGGAGAGTGACGAGGGCGACGAGGGTTCCTACGACGATCCGAGCACCGCCGAGGAATCGATGCCCTCCCTGGACGAGGAGGACGACAACCCGGACGCCACGCGCGCCGGCCCGCCCCTGAAGTTGGAGATCATCGAGGGCCCGGATCGCGGCCAGCGCAAGCGCTTCAAGAGCGTGCGCATGGTCATCGGGCGCGGGCAGGACTGCGAGCTCACGCTCACCGATCAGTCCGTGTCGCGCCGCCACGTGGAGCTGGTGTTCGGCGGTGAGAGCGGCGTGCTGCTGCGCGACCTGGGCAGTGGCAACGGCACCAAGGTGAACGACGAGCGCGTGGACGAGCGCAAGCTGGTCCACGAGGACGTCATCAGCCTGGGCCGGACGAAGATCCGCCTCATCGACCAGCAGGAGCTCATCAAGCGGATGCGCGCCGCCGAGGAGGAGGAGGCGCGCAAGAAGAAGGAGGCCGCCGAGCTCAAGGCCCGCCAGAAGGAGGAGGCCGCGAAGAAGGCCGCCGAGGGCGCATCGGCCGAGGGTGCGGCAGCCGCGGGCGCGGCGGCCGAGGGTGGCGAGCCCCAGGGCAACGGCGAGGAGAACAAGAAGACACAGGTCCGCTCCGTCCATGACATCCCGCGCCGCAATGCACCCAAACGCCGCATGGGGCTCATGGTGGCGGGAGCGCTGGTGCTCCTCATCGCCCTCCTCGGGGGCGGTGTCCTCTTCCTCAAGCGGGGCCCGCCGCCCCCGCCGCCTCCCAACCCGAAGGAGGTGCAGGCCCGGTCGCTGATGGATGACGCGCGCAAGGCCTTCCGCGCTGGCAACTACGAGGAGGCGGTGAAGCTGGCCGAGGAGGCCGAGTCCCTCTTCCCGGGCATCGACGCGGAGGGCTTCCTCCCGGTGGCACGCGCGGAGCTGGCCATCGTGCGTGCCTTCGCCCAGGTGCGCGCGCTGATGGACGAGAACAAGTTCGACGAGGCACGTGAGCTGCTGGAGCAGACGCCGCACGGCACCGCGCAGCTCACGGAGGAGATGCGCGAGAAGCTCGAGGCCGAGCTGGAGACGCGCGAGCTCGAGTACCTGGTGAAGCAGGTGGAGGCGGCGCTGGAGGCCCGCGACGTGGAGGGGGCCCGGGCGCTCATCCAGCGGTTGCCCATGGAGCAGCAGCCGCTCTACCTCGGGAAGCTGGCCGAGCTGGAGAAGCTGCTCGCCCAGGAGGCCGCCGACTCGCTGGCCAGGGACAAGGCGGCCAGGGCCGCCGCCGCCCGGCGGGCCAAGGAGCAGCGCGAGGCCTTCATCGCCGCCGCCTTCGGCGTGGTGGAGACGCGCTTCAACGCGAGCGACTTCCCCCGCGCGGTGCTCGAGTGCGACCGGGTCATCGACGCCAACCCCGGTGACAAGGAGATCCGCGAGCGGGCCAAGCTGCTCAAGAAGCTCATCCCCCAGTTCGCGCGCGTCTACCAGGACGCCCAGCGCAAGGTGCAGCAGAACGCGCTGGAGTCCGCGGCGCGTCCGCTGCGCTCGTCGGCGGAGCTGTACCGGCAGATCGGCCTCAAGGGCCCCTTCGGCGATATCATCAATGGCCAGCTCGCTGGCTCGTCGGTCGTCGCTGGCAAGGCGGCGCTCGCGCGCAACGACCTGGCCAACGCCGCCAGCTTCTTCGGCGAGGCGCTGCGCTTGCGCCCGGACGACCCCAAGGCCCAGGAGGGGATGGCCGCCATCCAGGGCAAGCTGGAGGACCTGTTCAAGCAGGCCTACTTCCAGCGGGACAGGGATCCGGAGGGCTCGGCGCAGAAGTTCCGGTTGATCCTCCAACTGGCGGCCGAGGGGTCCGAGGTGAAGACCAAGGCGCAGACGCAACTCGAGGCGCTCGAACAGCAGCCGTGATGGGGTAGGGTCAGCCCCCCAACAGGTTCGTGGAGGAGTGGGATGAACGAGTCATCTTTGCGGGAACTGGGGCTGGACCTCCTGGAGGACCGCCAGTTCGAACGGGCCCTCGCGGTGTTCGCCGAGGCGGTGCGCCGGGTTCCCGCGGATCACCGCTCGCGGATGATGGCCGCGCGGTGTCTGGTGGAGCTGGGAGAGCGCGAGCGGGCCGTCACGGTCTACCACGCGTGTGCCGAGGGTCTGCTGCGGCGTGACTACCTGCTGTCCGCCATGGCGGCGTGCAAGCTGGGCCTGGCCCTGGCGCCCCAGGAGAAGCGGCTGCGCGAGACGCTGGTGCGCCTGCATGCCCGCGCGGCGCGCAACGTGGCCAAACGCGCCTCGGTGCCCCCGCCGCTGCCCCCGGAGACGCTCTATGACGGCAAGGTGGACACGGACCTGATGGCCCTGTCCGGCGAGGAGCTGAGCGACCGCGCCATCGAGGTGCTCGCCGCGCCGGACCCCGGTGGAGCCGCCAACCCGAACGACCGGCCGCCCCTGCCGCTCTTCGCGGACCTGGAGCGCGATGCCTTCATCGAGCTGGTCATCCGCATGGGCTACCGCTCCGTCAAGCCCGAGGAGGCGGTGAGCACCGAGGGCGGGACCCTGGATGGGCTGAACGTCATCGTCGCCGGCAAGGCGGAGGTGACGCGGCGGGTGGAGGGCGAGGATCGGACGCTGGGCTTCCTCGGAGGCGGCTCCATCTTCGGTGAGCTGTCGCTGCTCACCGGCGCTCCGCCGACGGCCACCGTCACCGCCGTGTCCGACATGGAGGTGTTCGAGCTGCGCCGCGAGCACCTCAACGCGGTGGCCAAGAACTTCCCCTCGGTGCCGCAGGTGCTGGCCACCTTCGCGCAGAAGCGCATGGAGCGGAACCTGACGGCCACCTCGCCGCTGTTCCAGCCCATGCCCGAGTCCGAGCGTGACGCGCTCCTGCAGCGCTTCGCGTTCCGCTCGCTGCAACCCGGGGAGAAGGTGCTCATCGAGGGGGAGCACTCCTCGGGCCTCTTCCTGGTGCTCGCGGGCGAGCTGGTGGTGCAGAAGGACGATCCCGCCGGCGGCACCGTGCGTCTGGGCGTGCTGCGAGAGGGCGAGGTGGCGGGGGAGATCTCCCTCCTCACCGGCCTGCGCGCCACGGCCACCGTGGTGTCGCTGCGCAAGACGGCGACGGCCTTCCTCGAGCGCGCCTCCTTCAACGAGCTGGTGAAGACGTACCCTCACATCAAGAAGTACCTGGAGCAGCTCTCGGATCGCCGGCTGAAGCAGATTGGCGAGGCGCTGCGGCCCTCGGAGATCATCGACGCGGACGAGCTGTTGATGGAGAGCGAAGGCACGACGGCCTGAGGCCTGGGAGCGGATGATGACGCTGTCGAGAGGGCACGTGCTGGGGTTGGTGCTGGCGCTGCTGGCCGCGGGGGCGGTGCTGGCCTTGTGGCCCCAGGCGGAGCCCGGGGTGAAGGACGCCATCACGCGCAAGGTGGTGCAGATGACGGCCGCCGCCGAGCGCAAGGACATGGCCGAGCTGATGGACGGCGTCTCCGACAGCTTCCGCTCGGGCGAGGGATGGAACAAGCAGCAGCTCAAGGGCGTGCTGCTGGGCCAGGTGCTGCGGGGCAGCTGGGTCCGGGTCTTCGTGCGCGACCTGCATGTCACCGAGGTGAACCCCACGCGCGGTGACGTGCAGGTGAAGATCATCTTCGGCCGCTCGGAGGCCGAGCAGCTCGAGCAGCTCGCCCAGGACAGTGTGCTGAGCGCCTACCTCATC
This is a stretch of genomic DNA from Archangium violaceum. It encodes these proteins:
- a CDS encoding MbnP family copper-binding protein: MKVPKKPLPPLLLLSTLSLLQACGGESAGKKFSVRFSPQVGEQALRCDASYPSLGKTGSTVRLIDFKMYVRDVTLVRANGEKHALALEQDGTWQRDAIALLDFEDRTGTCETGTPETRFEVVGQAPDFDDYTGLEFKVGVPEELNHLNGTTAPPPLNNDAMSWGWMNGYKFLHLDVSTSKNPKFFFHLGASGCTGNTVEGYTCAASNQTTVALSGFNPEHNQVALDLAALYADTDLNHTIDHKTDFVAGCMSSTTDPECPALFEQVGLAADGTAQTVPASFIRVR
- a CDS encoding ParB/RepB/Spo0J family partition protein, which codes for MAAKAARKTTTTTRRPRRKKAEPASRGLTPAQVASESYMPSPELIQGISEDGGEVLSVYRDPLGGHTVVFAALPIDKVEPTPYQRDVSEPHVKRLAGAMERLDRFLDPIIAIRKEGRYWTPNGNHRLQASKLLGGKSIMALVLPDEDVAYQILALNTEKAHNLKERSLEVIRMHRGLTGARAGRESEFAHLFEEPAFLTLGAAYEKRPRFSGGAYNPFIKRVESFLELPMAEALRVREARADKLLELDDAVASVVTSLKERGLQSPYLKNFVVARINFLRFKKEGTAEFDPTVSRMISSARRFNLDKVNREDLGRMSGPLLAEDEE
- a CDS encoding mersacidin/lichenicidin family type 2 lantibiotic gives rise to the protein MKKEMIVRAWKDPAFRASLSSEERASLPESPSGESLSELDETELRRIIGGALVKDTGTLPPGTGCTDGRLTCGIINCSFTKAEAAI
- a CDS encoding FHA domain-containing protein; the protein is MAPSRRPSRKPAEPSEESGSDQQNTRIKAASAVRRGAPREEEEYAAEEESDEGDEGSYDDPSTAEESMPSLDEEDDNPDATRAGPPLKLEIIEGPDRGQRKRFKSVRMVIGRGQDCELTLTDQSVSRRHVELVFGGESGVLLRDLGSGNGTKVNDERVDERKLVHEDVISLGRTKIRLIDQQELIKRMRAAEEEEARKKKEAAELKARQKEEAAKKAAEGASAEGAAAAGAAAEGGEPQGNGEENKKTQVRSVHDIPRRNAPKRRMGLMVAGALVLLIALLGGGVLFLKRGPPPPPPPNPKEVQARSLMDDARKAFRAGNYEEAVKLAEEAESLFPGIDAEGFLPVARAELAIVRAFAQVRALMDENKFDEARELLEQTPHGTAQLTEEMREKLEAELETRELEYLVKQVEAALEARDVEGARALIQRLPMEQQPLYLGKLAELEKLLAQEAADSLARDKAARAAAARRAKEQREAFIAAAFGVVETRFNASDFPRAVLECDRVIDANPGDKEIRERAKLLKKLIPQFARVYQDAQRKVQQNALESAARPLRSSAELYRQIGLKGPFGDIINGQLAGSSVVAGKAALARNDLANAASFFGEALRLRPDDPKAQEGMAAIQGKLEDLFKQAYFQRDRDPEGSAQKFRLILQLAAEGSEVKTKAQTQLEALEQQP
- a CDS encoding cyclic nucleotide-binding domain-containing protein gives rise to the protein MNESSLRELGLDLLEDRQFERALAVFAEAVRRVPADHRSRMMAARCLVELGERERAVTVYHACAEGLLRRDYLLSAMAACKLGLALAPQEKRLRETLVRLHARAARNVAKRASVPPPLPPETLYDGKVDTDLMALSGEELSDRAIEVLAAPDPGGAANPNDRPPLPLFADLERDAFIELVIRMGYRSVKPEEAVSTEGGTLDGLNVIVAGKAEVTRRVEGEDRTLGFLGGGSIFGELSLLTGAPPTATVTAVSDMEVFELRREHLNAVAKNFPSVPQVLATFAQKRMERNLTATSPLFQPMPESERDALLQRFAFRSLQPGEKVLIEGEHSSGLFLVLAGELVVQKDDPAGGTVRLGVLREGEVAGEISLLTGLRATATVVSLRKTATAFLERASFNELVKTYPHIKKYLEQLSDRRLKQIGEALRPSEIIDADELLMESEGTTA
- a CDS encoding methanobactin export MATE transporter MbnM, which codes for MLAVLLLAACGAETKPYAWQLPAGFPEPFVPEDNPMSEEKVTLGRYLFYDKRLSGNGTMSCGSCHEQKRAFSDGKTTPTGSTGEHVARNSPGLANVAWLATYTWANPVLDTLEKQALVPLFGEVPVELGVNGHLDEVLQRLREDARYPALFHEAFPEDEDPVSKDNVVKALASFQRTLISGSSPYDRYLQGDLDALSGAAKRGMDLFFSERAECYHCHSGPHLTNSFRSKDTKQLQRDFQNTGLYNVDGQGGYPGDNTGLFEFTRDPRDMGRFRVPALRNVALTAPYMHDGSVATLEEVLEFYMAGGRDVTIGPFVGDGRASPLKNPLVRPFELSAQERADLIAFLESLTDTDFVNDPRFSDPFGGE